CTCTCGACCAAGAAGGATATCAATCCGGCCAAAAAACATTCGAATTTACCATTATAAATAACAACATACAGGATGTGGTGGATAAGTGATATACATTTTGATATTTCCGCTGTGTACGGAGAAGGAGTGACAATAGCCATTATCGGGTATCTGGTTGTGTTCATTGCCCTGGTGCTGTCCTTTTTTTTATTTGCCAATCTTCCCAGGATCATTTATTACCAGAACCGACGGGAACATAAAGAAAGGACTAAGCAGAAAAAACAACCGGGGCATGAGGAAATGCATATCTCGTCAGAAGTTACTGCCGCTATTGCTACAGCGCTCTATCTCTATTCTATTGAACTGCATGATCGTGAAAGCAATGTGATTACCATTGAAAGGGTTCGAAAGCGATATTCACCGTGGAGTTCTAAGATATATGGTTTGAGACGATGGCCTCATAAAACCTTTTAACAACAGAAAAGTCATGAAAAAATTCAGATTTAAAATAAGAGGCAATGCTTACGAGGTGGAAGTAAAGGATTTTGAGGACAATATTGCCCATATAGAGGTCAATGGCACTTTATACGAAGTAGAGGTAGAGCAGAAAGAAACGGTAAGGTCCAAAACACCGAAACTGATCCGTACCCATGTGCAACCCAAAAGAACTGAGAGCAAGATCAAAAAAAATGTAAGCAGCCGCGCCTCAGCAGTTAATGCTCCATTACCCGGTAACATTTATAAAATACTGGTCAGTGAAGGAGATGAAATAAAAAAGGGAGATAAAATTATGATCATGGAGTCGATGAAGATGGAAAATAATGTGCTGGCTGAAAAAGATGGAAGAATCCGTACCATTAGGGTAAATGAGGGAGATGCAGTCCTCCAGAACGATATGCTGGCAGAAATTGAATAACCGTTTGGAAAAAATCGACCTAAAAATCATGAAGAAAAACCTGGGTTTGTTATCCCTCCTCGTATTGCTTCTTACTCTGTGCAACGGACTGGCATTTTCACAGGAACAGGTGAAAACGGAACTCACCAGCGGCAAATGGATGAACAGGTTTTCGGGTCATAAAATCAGTGAGGAGAGTGACGAAACGCGAAAGAGGTATAAAGGCATTCAGTTCAATGAAGACCACACCTGTTTTCTGGATTCCACAAAAATGAAATTTCATGGTACCTGGAAGGTAACTTCCGGAAATCGCATCATTGTGTCATTTCACGATGAATCACTTGGACAGAGGGAGGGATATTTGACCGATGATGGGAAATTGATTATTGGAGACCAGAAATTTAAAAATTATTCGTTGCCCATAGCAGGACTACTGAGTTTCTATGAATATACCGGTTTTGGCAATGTGACTCCTGGTCATCTGATCATGCTGGTTGTAGGGTTGTTTTTTATATTTCTTGCTATCCGGTTTGAATATGAACCCCTGCTTCTTATACCCATAGGGGTCGGAATCATTATAGGGAACATACCTTTTTATCAGGCAGAGGGTTTCAATTTGCAACTGGGTTTGTATGAAGAGGGGAGTGTGCTCAATTATCTCTATTTCGGTGTGAAACAAGGGGTATATCCGCCCCTGATCTTTCTGGGTATAGGGGCTATGACCGATTTCAGTTCACTTATCTCCAATCCGAGGCTGATGCTTTTGGGAGCAGCAGCCCAAATAGGAATTTTTTTGACTTTTCTGGGCGCCCTTGCTCTGGGTTATACTCCTGCAGAATCGGGTGCCATTGGTATCATTGGAGGAGCCGACGGGCCTACGGCCATTTTTCTCTCATCCAAACTGGCTCCGCATTTGATCGGCCCCATCGCTATTGCCGCATATTCCTATATGGCGCTTGTTCCTGTCATTCAACCACCCTTTATGCGGTTGCTGACAAGCAAGGAAGAAAGGAGGATCGTGATGAAACCGCCACGCTCTGTTTCAAAGCTTGAAAAAATACTGTTTCCCATCATCGGTTTGTTGTTAACTGCTTATATTTCTCCCAGTGCTTTACCTTTGCTGGGGATGTTGTTTTTTGGCAACATACTTAAAGAATCCGGGGTTACGCGCCGTTTGGCTGAAACGGCACGTCATTCCCTGATCGATATTGTAACCATTCTTCTGGGTTTAACTGTAGGAGCCTCGACACAGGCGGATATATTCCTGACATCCAAATCACTTATGATATTCGGGCTGGGCGCTCTTTCATTTATGATAGCCACCATCGGAGGGCTGCTTTTTGCAAAAACCATGAATCTCTTTCTGAAAGACGAAAACAAGATCAATCCGCTGATCGGAGCTTCCGGTGTATCTGCAGTCCCAGACAGTGCCAGGGTTGTACAGCATGAAGGTTTGCTGGCCAATCCCAATAATCACCTCTTGATGCATGCCATGGCACCCAATGTATCCGGTGTTATAGGCTCGGCCGTTGCCGCGGGTATTTTGATCAGTTTTCTGATGTAAACTCCATCGGATTATTCCTGGGTCATATCCTTTCCTTTCAGATGTGCAAGGGGCATGTCTTTTGTTCATCCGGTATATTATTTCTTTCCCCCAATGTTTTGGGTATGGTAGTCAAAAATTATTCATTCCGTTGATATCGGGTGAAGCGGTAAATATATATTTCCATTGTAAATTGAATAATGGTAAGGGTTTGTTACAACCTTGTTATTGGTAGATGAATAATAATTTGAAAAGTAAAGGGGTAACTATTTGTTGTGAAATTCGTATCAGGTACGGGATACGGTATATATTAGAAAACAATACATGAAAAGGCTTATTGTCATAGTTCTGCTGATTATGGGTGGCAATCTTTGTTTCTCTCAGGATCCGCAGTTTACACAATTTTATGCGTCTCCGATGTATCTGGCCCCCTCTTTTGCAGGAAGCACAAAAGGGAAGCGAGTTGCCACCAGTTACAGAAATCAATGGCCTGCATTAAAGAAGTCTTTTGTTACGTATTCTTTCTCCTACGATCATTATCTGCCTACTGTCAACAGCGGACTCGGACTTTTGTTCCTCCGGGAACAGGCGGGAACGGGCATATTATCAAAAACCAATATTGGATTAAGCTACAGTTATCACCTTAAACTTAACCATGAATGGCGGGTAATTCCGGGAATAGAGCTGCTTTATACACAGAATGGCTTACATTTTCATAAACTTACCTTTGGTTCGGAATTATTGAACAACACTGCGGAGGTGAAACCAGAACCGCAGGATTTTACCTGGGATGTAGATGCCGGCGCTTCTGCATTATTTTATTCTGAAGATATCTGGGTAGGATTTACTGCCGATCATCTCCTGAAGCCCAACGTATCCCTGACAGCAAGAGAAAGTACCATTCCCATGAGGTTTTCCTTATTTGGAGGGACGAAAATCCCTATCAATAAGAAATACGGCCAGAACACCAGGGAAAACCTTTTTCCTGCTTTTCACCTGATGAAGCAGGGGGAGAATTCCCAGTTGAACCTGGGATTATACTGGAATTACACTCCATTCATGATGGGCATGTGGTACAGGGGGATACCTCTGATAAAGGATATTCCCAGTAATGATGCCATAGCTCTTTTGGTTGGTTATAATATTGATCAGTTTAATATCGGATACAGTTATGATATTACCGTATCGAACCTGGCCGGTCTTACCCAGGGGGCGCACGAGATATCCCTGGTCTATACCTTTGGGAAGCATAAAGAACCCCGCGAAAAATGGGTTAAATCTCCCTGTCCTGTCGCATGGTAAAATAAATTTTCCAGTTGGGTAAAAAAATTGGGCTTTTCATTTTTGAAAAGCTCTTTATTAACTTATATTTGTCGGAATATAAAAAAAACAGTTGTAGTAATGAAAAAAGTCAATCTTGTAATCCATATTGTTTTAGGAATTGCAGTTGTAGTATTGTTTGTGTTGTATTTCACCTCCGAAGGGGAACAACTCCAACAGGTAACCGGGAAAGAAGAAGCAGCCGAAACTTCAAAAGGAACAGAGATAAAAGGAAATTTGCGAATAGCCTATGTAAACATTGATTCCTTATTGTCAGAATATCATATGTATCAGGACAAAAGGGATGAGTTTACCGATGAGCAGAGCAGTTCCCAGGCAAAGCTACAGAGCCGGTCACAGCGACTCCAGCAGCAATATGAGGATTTAAAAGAAAAATTAGATAAGGGTCTGATTACCCGATCAAAAGCCCGTATGATGCAACAGGAGCTTAGCAAAGAAGAACAGGAACTGTATCAGATGCGCAATCAGATAAGTTCAGAGCTTTCAGAAAAAGAGCAGGTTATTTACAGACAGGTGTTGCAAAGCATTATGGACTATCTTGATGACTATGCAGCAGAAAACAATTATCATTTCATATTGAGTTATTCGTTTGGCGGGCCCATTTTATATAAACATAAAAGATTCAATATCACCCAAAGGGTAGTGGAGGGTTTGAATGAGCAATATCATAATAACCAGTAAAACAGTTCAACCCTACCAAACAAATATTTATGGCCGTTCCTTAGCTTTTACAGGAACGGCATTTTTTATCAGGGCGTCTTAATTCAATTTTTGATTACGAAAAATTTAGATGGGGTTTACAGGAGTACCATTCGTAGGATTCAGACATCGAAATAGAGTCTGTCTATAATATCCGCTGGCTGCGTTACGCTCGTTTTTCATCCCAGTCAATTACATCTGGTAGAGACGTACGGCCGTACGTCTCTACATTTGGCATTCAAAACCCGCAAGCCTTGCCAGCGAACATTCCAGACGAGACTCTTTCAAATCTCTCTGACTTTATGGACAAACACTAAATATTGATTATTATATGGCGGTAGATTTTTCAGACGATAAGCATTTTGCCCTGCAAATGGATCAGAAAGATCCGCTTTTAAATTACAGAGACCACTTTTTTATCCCGGAGGGCAGTCTTTATATGGACGGCAACTCTCTGGGCCTGCTTTCCAAAGAATCTGAATACGCGCTGAAACGGGTGTTAAATGAATGGCGTGATTTAGGCATAAAAGGTTGGTTGAATGGGAAACAACCGTGGTTTTATTTTGCGGAAAAAATTGGTGAAAAGGCTTCGGATCTTGTTGGGGCACTGCCTGAAGAACTGATCCTGACCGGTACAACTACCATCAATCTTCATGCCCTGGTGAGTTCCCTGTATCAACCATCCGGTAACAAGACAAAAATTCTGGCGGATGAGCTGAACTTCCCCTCAGATATTTATGCATTGAAAGGTCAGATCAGGATGAAAGGCCTGGATCCAGAAAAGGAGTTAATCCTTGTGTCATCACATGACGGATATACCCTAAAAGAGTCGGATATTGTAGAACAAATGAACGATGAGGTCACATTGATCTTATTGCCTTCGGTATTATACCGGAGCGGGCAGTTGCTGGATATGGAATACCTGACAAAAGAGGCTCACAGGAGAAATATTCTGATTGGATTTGATTGCAGTCATTCCGTGGGCGTCATACCTCACGAATTCGATCGATGGGATGTGGATTTTGCAGTATTCTGCAGCTATAAGTATCTCAATGGTGGACCGGGAAGCACTGCTTTTTTATATTTGAATCAGAAGCATTTCGATAAGGAACCCATACTTGCTGGTTGGTTTGGTAACAACAAGGAGACCCAGTTCAATATGTCGCTGGAGTTTGATCCCTCGCACAATGCCGGGGGATGGCAAATATCTTCGCCCGGTATACTGGGTTCAGCCCCTTTAGAAGGCAGTATTGATCTGATCAATGAAGCGGGAATACAAAACATCAGGGAAAAATCCCTGGCCATGACCTCCTACCTGATCTATCTGATCCGTGAGCTCCTTTATGAGAACCCCTATAACTTTAAGATTGTAACACCTTCATCTGAAGAAAACCGGGGAGGACACATCTCCATTACCCGGCCTGAGGAAGCATTCAGAATCAATGAAGCGCTGAAGAGCAAAGGCGTTGTACCCGATTTTCGTCCTCCCGGGCTCATACGCATTGCACCCTCACCGCTCTATAATACCTATCTGGAGATCTGGCAGGTGGTTCAATACCTGAAAGAGATTGTTGATAACAGGGAATATGAGCGTTTCTCTGATGACCGTGACGCCATTTCCTGAAGAATTGATCTGGTATCAAAGACAACGGGTAGAATACAAATTCTTTTTTGCTTCTACCCGTTGATACATCTTTTAAATATTAATAAACAGTTCTATACAGAGATTATGAAATCTCAATGGAGCGATTTTTAATTGTTTTTAATTAGTTTAAATTAATATTATATAATTTGGAAGAGTAGAATCAATTCCTGTGCCATAAATGATTTCAGCTAAGATGGCAGTAGATGCTCTCATTTTAATGTCAAAATGACTTACTAAATACTTTGTTTGCGACAAATTGACAGTAGGTATGTAAACCAGCCAATCGGTACTTCTTACTATTTTTGTATAAAAAGCGTCATGCGAATAGATATATTAACCGGTTTACCGGAACTTCTGGAAAGTCCTCTGAATCATTCCATTATTAACCGAGCCAGGGAAAAGAGAATAGCAGAAATTCATGTGCATAACCTGAGGGATTATTCAACGGATAAGCACCGAAACATAGATGAATATGCCTTTGGAGGAGGAGCAGGCATGGTGATGACCATTGAGCCCATTGACCGGGCAATACAAAAGCTAACTTCCGAGAGGAAGTATGATGAGATCATCTATACCGCTCCGGAAGGAAAACGATATAGCCAGAAAACGGCAAACAAATATGCTACTTTTCAAAATCTGATCATCCTTTGTGGTCATTATAAAGGTGTTGATCAGAGGGTAAGGGATCATTTAATCACTAAAGAAATATCAGTCGGGGATTATGTTCTTACTGGAGGAGAGCTGGCTGCAGCGGTTATCGTTGACAGCGTGGTGAGATTATTACCGGGTGTTCTCAGTGATGAAACCTCAGCGCTTACCGATTCTTTTCAGGATGATCTGCTGTCACCCCCGGTTTATACAAGACCGGCTGATTACAAAGGATGGAAGGTTCCGGATATCCTCCTTTCAGGTAATTTTCCCGAGATAGAAAAGTGGAGGGAACAAAAAGCCATTGAACGAACCCGCCAACTCAGGCCGGATTTACTTGATGATGACGAAGAGGAGGACCAGGATTGAGATTCTATATACTCATTTCTTGAGTTTTTTTATCGAATCACGAGTTCTATCCGTCATTTTGTATCCGGCTTTTATAAAAAATGCGTTTGAATATTGAACAAACCTTCATAATTTTACCCGATAATTTGTGTAACAGTTTAATGAAAAGATGGTAAAAGAGAATTGGGAAAGTCAGGAAAATTATCCGGAGAAGGATATTCTGAATGAGTTGAATGTAGAAGCTAAGCGTTCGGTCAATGCCGTTGTAGTATTGGATGCGGAGGGGAGACTGGATTGGGTAAATGAAGGTTTTGAAGCAATATATGGATTTCCCTTTAACGAATACCTGGAAAAATTCGGACATTATATTTTTTCGGAAGAAAGCAAGGGTTTTGAATTGATGCTTGACCAATTCAAAAACGGACAGCAAGGGTTAACCTTTGAGCATAAAATACAAACTGATTTTACCGGAACCCAATGGATTCAAACTACATTGACTCCTGTTTTCGATGAGGATAACAGATTGAAAAAAATCATCGCTGTGGAAACCGATGTCTCTGATGATCATATTGAAAGGAAAAAAACCGAAGAACTTCTGGCCAACATTTTTCCTTTTGAGATTATCGAACAGTTGAAAATCAGGGGGACCGTCAGATCAAAGAAGTATAGACGGGTTACAGTTTTATTTGCTGATTTCAAAAATTTCACCCGCCTGACCACAACCATGGAGGTAGATGGTTTAATTTCCGAACTGAACAGGTATATAAGAAAATTTGATGAGATCATAGAAAGGCATTATATAGAAAAGATCAAAACCATGGGAGATGCTTATATGTGTGCCGGTGGACTTCCCATGAGAAATTACAGCAACCCGTTTGATGTTACCCTGGCAAGTTTGGAGATTCAAAGATTTGTTAGGGAGATGGCTGTTGAGAAGGAAGCCAGGGGTGAACAACCATGGGAATTGCGTTTGGGAATTCATACGGGTGAAGTAATGGCCGGAGTGATAGGAAGCAAAAAGTTTGCTTATGATATTTGGGGCAATACTGTAAATATTGCCGCCCGGATGGAGGAGACAGCTCAGGAGGGCAGGATAAATATTTCCGCTGCCACCTATGGATATATAAAAGACTATTTTGACTGTACCTACCGGGGGAAGGTCAGGATGAAAAACAATCCCGAAGTGGTGGATATGTATTTTGTAAATCGTATTAAGCCCGAGTATTCTGAGGATGGAGAAGGCATACGGCCCAATGATTCTTTCCGCAAGATACTATCCACATATTAGCCCCGCATTAGAAAAACCGGCTTTTTGCGAAATTTTTTGAAGCAAAAAGCCAGGTTTTTTAATAGCGTCAGCATTATGCTATCACTTCTAAAAATTTTGTTTTTTTAGCAAAATACTGTTTTCTTAACCACATAGGACATAGTACACATAGGATGACACATAGAAATAATAAAAATATGGAAGTAACAAAGAAATACTTAGATGAGCTCATCTATAAGGTCATAGGATGTGCCATTGAAGTACATAAATATTTAGGTTCGGGACTGCTGGAAAGCATTTATGAAAAATTTTTATTGAGGGAATTAAAAATTAGAGGAATTAATTGTGTGAATATTTTTAAAGAGGGCGAAAGAGGCCTGGTTAACAACTTGGTTTTTGAATGGCCTGAGAAATAATAAACCTATGTGAACTCCTATGTTTTCTATGTGTCCCCCGCCTGCTTCGGGGCAGGTATGTGGTTCAAAAAAGTTAAATTGCTTAACTTTGAGAACTATACCATACAGGTTATGAGGAATTTGTTTGCAGCTAAAGCTGCGGTAAGAATAATTCGGGTTAAATTTTTTCAGGATCAATTCAGAGCGCTTTCCCGTCAAACCCCAAGGGCATGAACTGCCTGACGCCTTCACCCATTACGATTTTATTTGACCCATAAAGCACGATTTTTATGGGATGCTGGTCTCTTCGTTCATTTTCCAGTAACACCTGAAGGCATCCTCCACAGGGAGCAGGAGGCTCTTCTGCCAGTTTACCCTTTTTAAGGGCCGCTATGGCTAATGTTTCTATGGGGACTTCGGGAAACTGTGCTTTGGCATAAAATACCGCCACTCTTTCTGCACATAAACCGGAAGGGAAAGCCACATTTTCCTGGTTATTTCCCACAAAGGATCTTCCGTTTTCCAATAAGACTGCGCTTCCTACATGAAATTCCGAGTAAGGTGCATAAGCATTTGATGCAGCGGTTTCGGCTTTTTCTACAAGCTGGCGGTCACTGGGAGAAAGCTCGGAAAGTGAGGAGCATTCGTAAAATATGGAATGATGTTCTTTTTTTCTCATGTTACGGTAATTTTGGAAAAATATTTGTATTGTGCACCAAATATAAAATTTTATATTTGACCGCCACAGGTCATTCAAAAGGAAT
Above is a genomic segment from Bacteroidales bacterium containing:
- a CDS encoding biotin/lipoyl-binding protein, yielding MKKFRFKIRGNAYEVEVKDFEDNIAHIEVNGTLYEVEVEQKETVRSKTPKLIRTHVQPKRTESKIKKNVSSRASAVNAPLPGNIYKILVSEGDEIKKGDKIMIMESMKMENNVLAEKDGRIRTIRVNEGDAVLQNDMLAEIE
- a CDS encoding GxxExxY protein — translated: MEVTKKYLDELIYKVIGCAIEVHKYLGSGLLESIYEKFLLRELKIRGINCVNIFKEGERGLVNNLVFEWPEK
- a CDS encoding type IX secretion system membrane protein PorP/SprF; the protein is MKRLIVIVLLIMGGNLCFSQDPQFTQFYASPMYLAPSFAGSTKGKRVATSYRNQWPALKKSFVTYSFSYDHYLPTVNSGLGLLFLREQAGTGILSKTNIGLSYSYHLKLNHEWRVIPGIELLYTQNGLHFHKLTFGSELLNNTAEVKPEPQDFTWDVDAGASALFYSEDIWVGFTADHLLKPNVSLTARESTIPMRFSLFGGTKIPINKKYGQNTRENLFPAFHLMKQGENSQLNLGLYWNYTPFMMGMWYRGIPLIKDIPSNDAIALLVGYNIDQFNIGYSYDITVSNLAGLTQGAHEISLVYTFGKHKEPREKWVKSPCPVAW
- the trmD gene encoding tRNA (guanosine(37)-N1)-methyltransferase TrmD — translated: MRIDILTGLPELLESPLNHSIINRAREKRIAEIHVHNLRDYSTDKHRNIDEYAFGGGAGMVMTIEPIDRAIQKLTSERKYDEIIYTAPEGKRYSQKTANKYATFQNLIILCGHYKGVDQRVRDHLITKEISVGDYVLTGGELAAAVIVDSVVRLLPGVLSDETSALTDSFQDDLLSPPVYTRPADYKGWKVPDILLSGNFPEIEKWREQKAIERTRQLRPDLLDDDEEEDQD
- the kynU gene encoding kynureninase; this translates as MAVDFSDDKHFALQMDQKDPLLNYRDHFFIPEGSLYMDGNSLGLLSKESEYALKRVLNEWRDLGIKGWLNGKQPWFYFAEKIGEKASDLVGALPEELILTGTTTINLHALVSSLYQPSGNKTKILADELNFPSDIYALKGQIRMKGLDPEKELILVSSHDGYTLKESDIVEQMNDEVTLILLPSVLYRSGQLLDMEYLTKEAHRRNILIGFDCSHSVGVIPHEFDRWDVDFAVFCSYKYLNGGPGSTAFLYLNQKHFDKEPILAGWFGNNKETQFNMSLEFDPSHNAGGWQISSPGILGSAPLEGSIDLINEAGIQNIREKSLAMTSYLIYLIRELLYENPYNFKIVTPSSEENRGGHISITRPEEAFRINEALKSKGVVPDFRPPGLIRIAPSPLYNTYLEIWQVVQYLKEIVDNREYERFSDDRDAIS
- a CDS encoding OadG family protein, yielding MWWISDIHFDISAVYGEGVTIAIIGYLVVFIALVLSFFLFANLPRIIYYQNRREHKERTKQKKQPGHEEMHISSEVTAAIATALYLYSIELHDRESNVITIERVRKRYSPWSSKIYGLRRWPHKTF
- a CDS encoding PAS domain-containing protein gives rise to the protein MVKENWESQENYPEKDILNELNVEAKRSVNAVVVLDAEGRLDWVNEGFEAIYGFPFNEYLEKFGHYIFSEESKGFELMLDQFKNGQQGLTFEHKIQTDFTGTQWIQTTLTPVFDEDNRLKKIIAVETDVSDDHIERKKTEELLANIFPFEIIEQLKIRGTVRSKKYRRVTVLFADFKNFTRLTTTMEVDGLISELNRYIRKFDEIIERHYIEKIKTMGDAYMCAGGLPMRNYSNPFDVTLASLEIQRFVREMAVEKEARGEQPWELRLGIHTGEVMAGVIGSKKFAYDIWGNTVNIAARMEETAQEGRINISAATYGYIKDYFDCTYRGKVRMKNNPEVVDMYFVNRIKPEYSEDGEGIRPNDSFRKILSTY
- a CDS encoding cytidine deaminase, with protein sequence MRKKEHHSIFYECSSLSELSPSDRQLVEKAETAASNAYAPYSEFHVGSAVLLENGRSFVGNNQENVAFPSGLCAERVAVFYAKAQFPEVPIETLAIAALKKGKLAEEPPAPCGGCLQVLLENERRDQHPIKIVLYGSNKIVMGEGVRQFMPLGFDGKAL
- a CDS encoding OmpH family outer membrane protein, translating into MKKVNLVIHIVLGIAVVVLFVLYFTSEGEQLQQVTGKEEAAETSKGTEIKGNLRIAYVNIDSLLSEYHMYQDKRDEFTDEQSSSQAKLQSRSQRLQQQYEDLKEKLDKGLITRSKARMMQQELSKEEQELYQMRNQISSELSEKEQVIYRQVLQSIMDYLDDYAAENNYHFILSYSFGGPILYKHKRFNITQRVVEGLNEQYHNNQ
- a CDS encoding sodium ion-translocating decarboxylase subunit beta: MKFHGTWKVTSGNRIIVSFHDESLGQREGYLTDDGKLIIGDQKFKNYSLPIAGLLSFYEYTGFGNVTPGHLIMLVVGLFFIFLAIRFEYEPLLLIPIGVGIIIGNIPFYQAEGFNLQLGLYEEGSVLNYLYFGVKQGVYPPLIFLGIGAMTDFSSLISNPRLMLLGAAAQIGIFLTFLGALALGYTPAESGAIGIIGGADGPTAIFLSSKLAPHLIGPIAIAAYSYMALVPVIQPPFMRLLTSKEERRIVMKPPRSVSKLEKILFPIIGLLLTAYISPSALPLLGMLFFGNILKESGVTRRLAETARHSLIDIVTILLGLTVGASTQADIFLTSKSLMIFGLGALSFMIATIGGLLFAKTMNLFLKDENKINPLIGASGVSAVPDSARVVQHEGLLANPNNHLLMHAMAPNVSGVIGSAVAAGILISFLM